From Canis lupus baileyi chromosome 16, mCanLup2.hap1, whole genome shotgun sequence, a single genomic window includes:
- the NOG gene encoding noggin, whose product MERCPSLGVTLYALVVVLGLRAAPAGGQHYLHIRPAPSDNLPLVDLIEHPDPIFDPKEKDLNETLLRSLLGGHYDPGFMATSPPEERPGGGGGAGAGAGAGAAGGAEDLAELDQLLRQRPSGAMPSEIKGLEFSEGLAPGKKQRLSKKLRRKLQMWLWSQTFCPVLYAWNDLGSRFWPRYVKVGSCFSKRSCSVPEGMVCKPSKSVHLTVLRWRCQRRGGQRCGWIPIQYPIISECKCSC is encoded by the coding sequence ATGGAGCGCTGCCCCAGCCTGGGGGTCACCCTCTACGCCCTGGTGGTGGTCCTGGGGCTGCGGGCGGCACCGGCCGGCGGCCAGCACTACCTCCACATCCGCCCGGCCCCCAGCGACAACCTGCCCCTGGTGGACCTCATCGAGCACCCGGACCCTATCTTTGACCCCAAGGAGAAGGATCTGAACGAGACGCTGCTGCGCTCGCTGCTCGGGGGCCACTACGACCCGGGCTTCATGGCCACCTCGCCCCCCGAGGAgcggcccggcgggggcgggggcgcgggcgcgggcgcgggcgcgggcgcggccgGGGGCGCCGAGGACCTGGCCGAGCTGGACCAGCTGCTGCGGCAGCGGCCGTCGGGGGCCATGCCGAGCGAGATCAAAGGGCTGGAGTTCTCCGAGGGCTTGGCCCCGGGCAAGAAGCAGCGCCTGAGCAAGAAGCTGCGGAGGAAGTTACAGATGTGGCTGTGGTCGCAGACCTTCTGCCCGGTGTTGTACGCGTGGAACGACCTGGGCAGCCGCTTCTGGCCGCGCTACGTGAAGGTGGGCAGCTGCTTCAGCAAGCGCTCGTGCTCGGTGCCCGAGGGCATGGTGTGCAAGCCGTCCAAGTCCGTGCACCTCACGGTGCTGCGGTGGCGCTGTCAGCGGCGCGGGGGCCAGCGCTGCGGCTGGATTCCCATCCAGTACCCCATCATTTCCGAGTGCAAGTGCTCGTGCTAG